The following proteins are encoded in a genomic region of Ictalurus furcatus strain D&B chromosome 6, Billie_1.0, whole genome shotgun sequence:
- the cxcr2 gene encoding C-X-C chemokine receptor type 1 has translation MKHVLLLHQRSFYTHEQLLLAETLRIYLLQSEKNSRMANTSNMEEEIYYENYSYPGPGASPCDSYLGAVNSIGVVIGYVVVFFLGIMGNSVVMFVVCTMKKHRTSTDVYLMNLAIADLLFSLTLPFWAIYINESNWVFGTFLCKLISGVQEATFYGCVFLLACISIDRYMAIVKATQFLSKQRHVVRLVCILVWLGAIALSIPIIVQREALEINGNNMHCYENVTAEKMDDWRVGLRVLRHVLGFFFPLTVMAVCYGCTVGTLFHSRNSQKHKAMRVILSVVLAFVICWLPNNVAALVDTLLRGGFITDTCKTRDNLEVTLYVTEALAFMHCAINPILYAFVGKKFRNHLLTLLSKKGLVTREVFIRYRAGSVYSSGSTRHTSVTL, from the exons ATGAAGCATGTGCTTCTACTCCACCAGAGGAGCTTTTACACTCATGAGCAGCTGCTGCTTGCTGAAACTTTGCGGATTTATCTTCTCCAGtcagaaaaaaacagcagaatG GCCAACACATCAAACATGGAGGAAGAGATTTACTATGAGAACTACAGCTATCCAGGACCTGGGGCCTCTCCATGTGACAGTTACCTGGGTGCAGTAAACAGCATTGGGGTTGTGATTGGCTACGTTGTTGTCTTCTTCCTTGGTATCATGGGGAATAGTgtggtgatgtttgttgtgtgCACCATGAAGAAGCACAGAACATCTACTGACGTCTACCTGATGAACCTGGCAATTGCCGACCTGCTGTTCTCGCTCACGCTGCCCTTCTGGGCCATCTACATCAACGAATCGAATTGGGTTTTCGGGACTTTTCTGTGCAAGTTGATCTCGGGTGTTCAGGAGGCGACGTTTTATGGCTGTGTCTTCCTGTTAGCGTGCATTAGCATCGACCGCTACATGGCCATCGTCAAAGCCACTCAGTTCCTCTCAAAGCAGCGCCATGTAGTGAGGTTAGTGTGTATTTTGGTATGGCTAGGGGCTATTGCACTGTCTATTCCAATCATTGTTCAGCGAGAAGCACTGGAAATAAATGGCAATAACATGCATTGCTACGAGAACGTTACAGCGGAGAAGATGGACGATTGGCGTGTAGGATTGCGAGTCCTCCGTCATGTCCTTGGCTTTTTCTTTCCACTTACAGTCATGGCAGTCTGCTATGGCTGCACAGTTGGAACCCTCTTTCACTCACGTAATAGCCAAAAACACAAAGCAATGAGAGTGATCTTGAGTGTGGTGCTGGCTTTTGTCATCTGCTGGCTGCCTAATAATGTAGCTGCGCTCGTGGACACGCTGCTACGAGGTGGGTTTATCACCGACACATGCAAGACTCGAGATAATCTGGAGGTCACCTTGTATGTCACTGAGGCTTTGGCCTTTATGCACTGTGCCATCAATCCCATCCTCTACGCCTTTGTGGGCAAGAAGTTCAGGAACCATCTGCTGACTTTGCTCTCGAAAAAGGGACTAGTGACCAGGGAAGTGTTCATTCGCTACCGAGCTGGCTCAGTCTACAGCTCAGGAAGCACCAGACACACTTCTGTCACACTGTAG
- the LOC128609161 gene encoding C-X-C chemokine receptor type 1, whose translation MAGTNKLFLLGNFSEFYEEEFNYTDTLNSTFTVDETTIACKAFSLPLAYNIAVCILYVHIFLLAIPGNITVGLVIISNLRFLSPSDIYLFHLVIADTLMALTLPFSSIDILTGWIFGGAMCKLVNLVREANFYTSILFLVCISVDRYMVIVRAMEARKVQRIMCSWAVCIVVWILGVLLSLPALYNDVHSIDGSGLQICAERFEIDRADEWRLATRVMKHFLGFLIPLCVMLTCYGVTVARLLRTRGFQRQRAMKVIAAVMAAFLLCWTPFNLATMVDTLLRANLVENGCAAQHAVNLAMFITQSLALIHCCVNPVLYGFVGEKFRMRLFHMIKKTRPFERGTPSRSTRSTSQTSEGVSRFL comes from the exons ATGGCCG gtacaaataaattatttcttCTGGGGAACTTCTCTGAGTTTTATGAAGAGGAATTCAACTACACGGACACCCTGAACAGCACCTTCACGGTAGATGAGACGACCATAGCATGCAAGGCTTTCAGCCTACCACTCGCTTACAACATTGCCGTGTGCATTTTATACGTGCACATCTTCCTCCTTGCCATCCCTGGCAACATAACTGTTGGGCTGGTGATCATCTCCAACCTGCGTTTTCTTTCTCCATCCGACATCTACCTGTTCCACCTGGTGATCGCCGACACACTGATGGCCCTCACCCTCCCCTTCTCCTCCATCGACATCCTCACTGGATGGATATTTGGTGGCGCCATGTGCAAGCTGGTCAACTTAGTTAGAGAAGCCAACTTCTACACCAGCATCCTCTTTTTGGTCTGCATCAGTGTGGATCGCTACATGGTCATTGTGCGAGCGATGGAGGCCCGGAAGGTCCAAAGGATCATGTGTAGCTGGGCTGTATGCATCGTGGTCTGGATTTTGGGTGTCCTACTTTCCCTCCCTGCCTTGTACAATGACGTCCATTCCATCGATGGCAGTGGCTTGCAGATTTGTGCTGAACGTTTCGAAATAGACAGAGCAGATGAATGGAGGCTAGCGACTCGTGTAATGAAGCACTTTCTTGGCTTTCTGATACCTCTGTGTGTCATGCTGACGTGCTACGGTGTGACGGTGGCCAGGTTGCTGCGTACGAGAGGTTTTCAGCGCCAGAGAGCCATGAAAGTGATTGCAGCTGTGATGGCGGCGTTCTTATTGTGTTGGACACCCTTCAACTTGGCCACCATGGTCGATACGCTTCTGAGAGCCAATCTGGTGGAAAATGGCTGCGCAGCTCAACATGCCGTAAACTTGGCCATGTTTATCACACAGAGCCTAGCGCTGATCCACTGCTGTGTCAACCCGGTGCTGTACGGCTTTGTGGGAGAGAAGTTCAGGATGAGGCTCTTCCACATGATCAAAAAGACACGGCCGTTTGAGCGTGGCACGCCTTCGAGGTCCACCAGGTCCACCTCGCAGACTTCAGAGGGTGTGTCCCGCTTCCTCTGA